A single genomic interval of Panthera tigris isolate Pti1 chromosome E3, P.tigris_Pti1_mat1.1, whole genome shotgun sequence harbors:
- the TRIM56 gene encoding E3 ubiquitin-protein ligase TRIM56, which translates to MVSQGSSPSLLEALSSDFLACKICLEQLRAPKTLPCLHTYCQDCLAQLAEGGHLRCPECRETVPVPPAGVAAFKTNFFVNGLLDLVRARAGGDLRAGKPACALCPLMGGAGTGGPATARCLDCADDLCQACADGHRCTRQTHTHRVVDLVGYRAGWYDEEARERQAAQCPQHPGEALRFLCQPCSQLLCRECRLDPHLDHPCLPLAEAVRARRPGLEELLAGVDSNLAELEAARMTEKEALARLREQAARVGMQVEEVAEGVLRALLAQKQEVLGQLRAHVEAAEEAARERLEELEGREQVARAAAAFARRVLSLGREAEILSLEGAIAQRLRQLQGCPWMPGPAPCLLPQLEFHPGLLDKNCRLLGLSFEEQPQKDGGQEGAGSQGGDETSSQREDGAKSERHGGIQPQSRAGACTPDRAQTPQEDGAQTPKEDRAKTPQEDGAQTPKEGRAQTPLEDEGAQTPRGGRSNKKRKFKGRLKSVSREPSPVPGLNLEGSGLLPRPIFSCSFPTRMPGDKRSPRITGLCPFGPREILVADEQNRALKRFSLNGDYKGAVPVPEGCSPCSVAALQGAVAFSAGARLYLISPDGEVQWRRALSLSQASHAVAAMPSGDRVAVSVSGHVEVYNMEGSLATRFIPGGKANRGLRALVFLTTSPQGNFVGSDWQQNSVVVCDGLGQVIGEYRGPGLHGCQPGSVSVDKKGYIFLTLREVNKVVILDPKGSLLGDFLTAYHGLEKPRVTTMVDGRHLVVSLSNGTIHVFRVRSLDS; encoded by the coding sequence ATGGTTTCCCAGGGATCCTCACCCTCCCTACTGGAAGCCCTGAGCAGCGACTTCCTGGCCTGTAAAATATGCCTGGAGCAGCTTCGGGCACCCAAAACGTTGCCCTGCCTGCACACCTACTGCCAGGACTGCCTGGCCCAGCTGGCCGAGGGAGGCCACCTCCGATGCCCTGAGTGCCGAGAGACCGTGCCCGTGCCACCGGCGGGCGTGGCCGCCTTCAAGACCAACTTCTTTGTCAACGGGCTCCTGGATTTGGTGAGGGCCCGGGCTGGCGGAGACCTGCGCGCGGGGAAGCCAGCCTGCGCGCTGTGTCCCCTGATGGGGGGGGCCGGCACGGGGGGGCCGGCCACTGCCCGGTGCCTGGACTGCGCGGACGACCTGTGCCAGGCCTGCGCTGACGGGCACCGCTGCACTCGGCAGACCCACACCCACCGGGTGGTGGACCTGGTGGGCTACCGGGCAGGCTGGTACGACGAGGAGGCCCGGGAGCGCCAGGCGGCCCAGTGCCCTCAGCACCCGGGAGAGGCCCTGCGCTTCCTGTGCCAGCCCTGCTCCCAGCTGCTGTGCCGCGAGTGCCGCCTGGACCCCCACCTGGACCatccctgcctgcccctggccGAGGCTGTGCGCGCCCGCAGGCCAGGCCTGGAGGAGCTGTTGGCAGGCGTGGACAGCAACCTGGCGGAGCTTGAGGCCGCCCGGATGACGGAAAAGGAAGCTTTGGCCCGGCTGCGGGAACAGGCAGCTAGGGTGGGAATGCAGGTGGAGGAAGTGGCCGAGGGGGTCCTCCGGGCCCTACTAGCCCAGAAGCAGGAGGTGCTGGGGCAGCTACGGGCCCACGTAGAGGCTGCTGAGGAGGCTGCTCGGGAGAGACTGGAGGAGCTGGAGGGCCGGGAGCAGGTGGCCAGGGCGGCGGCCGCCTTTGCCCGTCGGGTGCTCAGCTTGGGTCGCGAGGCCGAGATACTTTCTCTGGAAGGGGCGATTGCCCAGAGGCTCCGGCAGCTGCAGGGCTGTCCCTGGATGCCAGGGCCAGCCCCCTGCCTGCTGCCCCAGCTGGAGTTCCATCCTGGGCTCCTGGACAAGAACTGCCGCCTGCTAGGGCTCTCCTTTGAGGAACAGCCCCAGAAGGACGGTGGGCAAGAAGGAGCTGGAAGCCAGGGAGGTGATGAAACTTCGAGCCAGAGAGAGGACGGAGCCAAGTCAGAGAGACATGGTGGAATCCAGCCCCAGAGTAGGGCTGGAGCTTGCACCCCAGACAGAgcccagacaccccaggaggACGGAGCCCAGACCCCAAAGGAGGACAGAGCCAAGACACCCCAGGAAGACGGAGCCCAGACTCCAAAAGAGGGCAGagcccagacacccctagaaGATGAAGGAGCCCAGACCCCGAGGGGTGGCAGATCCAACAAGAAGAGGAAGTTCAAAGGCAGGCTCAAGTCAGTTTCCCGGGagcccagcccagtgcctgggcTGAACCTGGAGGGCTCtggcctcctccccaggcccaTTTTCTCCTGCAGCTTCCCCACGCGGATGCCAGGAGACAAGCGGTCTCCCCGCATCACAGGGCTCTGTCCCTTTGGCCCCCGGGAGATCCTGGTGGCGGATGAGCAGAATAGGGCGTTGAAGCGCTTCTCCCTCAATGGCGACTACAAGGGCGCAGTGCCCGTCCCCGAGGGCTGCTCCCCATGTAGCGTGGCTGCCCTGCAGGGAGCAGTGGCCTTCTCGGCCGGCGCGAGGCTCTACCTCATCAGCCCTGATGGTGAGGTGCAGTGGCGCCGGGCCCTGAGCCTCTCCCAGGCCAGCCACGCTGTGGCTGCCATGCCGAGTGGGGACCGTGTGGCCGTCAGTGTGTCAGGCCACGTGGAAGTGTACAACATGGAAGGCAGCCTGGCCACCCGGTTCATCCCTGGGGGCAAGGCCAACAGGGGCCTGCGGGCACTGGTGTTCCTGACCACCAGCCCCCAGGGCAATTTTGTGGGGTCCGACTGGCAGCAGAACAGCGTGGTGGTCTGTGATGGTCTGGGTCAGGTGATTGGTGAGTACCGGGGGCCAGGCCTGCATGGCTGCCAGCCAGGCTCTGTGTCCGTGGATAAGAAAGGCTACATCTTCCTGACCCTTCGCGAGGTCAACAAGGTGGTGATCCTGGATCCAAAGGGGTCACTGCTCGGCGACTTCCTGACGGCCTATCATGGCCTGGAAAAGCCTAGGGTGACCACCATGGTGGACGGCAGGCACCTGGTTGTGTCTCTCAGTAACGGGACCATTCATGTCTTTCGGGTCCGCTCTCTTGATAGTTAA